The Triticum aestivum cultivar Chinese Spring chromosome 3A, IWGSC CS RefSeq v2.1, whole genome shotgun sequence genome includes a region encoding these proteins:
- the LOC123061910 gene encoding protein CONSERVED ONLY IN THE GREEN LINEAGE 160, chloroplastic: MSLLAVVTSRAAPVRPLRASAASGEAAAAAADQPGERRPVKIILPKKKPQKWSTGMEPGSYGGGPTTIKPRKYWMGKEDRDPIGNTDDFIWNKNFLPHMERVIANGGTDTPATIPRVTPADEDSGFLSFNRAMDLDSVDVDLSKELMAPAKSILQTQLKAARRGRSTSVEAVNRPTYIRWKLAPTRREQEQWDRATRATTGGIDVILRESQQKVQLKGDPKVVAAEAREQYLKLKERLQLLTLGIGGVGVVSAYVSYTPEIAASFSAGLIGSLVYLRMLGTSVDSLAGGTKAAAKGAAAQPRLLIPMVLVMMYNRWNAILVPEYGFMHLELIPMLVGFFTYKIAMFTQAIQESVPDAGNREV; the protein is encoded by the exons ATGTCGCTGCTCGCCGTCGTCACCAGCCGCGCCGCGCCCGTGCGCCCGCTCCGCGCCTCGGCGGCctcgggagaggcggcggcggccgccgcggaCCAGCCGGGGGAGCGGAGGCCGGTCAAGATAATACTGCCCAAGAAGAAGCCGCAGAAGTGGTCCACGGGGATGGAGCCGGGGTCGTACGGCGGCGGCCCGACCACCATCAAGCCGCGCAAGTACTGGATGGGGAAGGAGGACCGCGACCCCATTGGCAACACCGACGACTTCATCTGGAACAAGAACTTCCTCCCCCACATGGAGCGCGTCATCGCCAACGGCGGTACGGACACGCCCGCCACCATCCCCCGCGTCACGCCG GCGGACGAGGACTCAGGGTTTCTAAGCTTCAACCGCGCAATGGACCTTGACAG TGTGGATGTTGATCTGAGCAAGGAGCTTATGGCACCGGCCAAGTCAATCTTGCAGACGCAGCTCAAGGCTGCCCGCCGTGGTCGATCCACTAGCGTTGAG GCTGTCAATAGACCCACCTACATTAGATGGAAGCTAGCTCCGACTCGACGGGAGCAGGAGCAATGGGACCGAGCGACCAGGGCAACCACCGGTGGCATT GATGTCATACTAAGGGAGTCGCAGCAGAAAGTGCAGCTGAAAGGGGACCCTAAGGTGGTGGCAGCTGAGGCCAGAGAGCAATACCTGAAG TTGAAAGAAAGGTTGCAGCTGCTTACTTTAGGTATTGGTGGCGTCGGGGTGGTTTCTGCTTATGTTTCATACACTCCTGAAATTGCTGCGAG CTTTAGTGCAGGGCTGATTGGATCTCTGGTGTATCTCCGCATGCTTGGAACCAGTGTGGATTCTTTAGCGGGTGGAACTAAAGCAGCTGCCAA GGGCGCTGCGGCACAGCCAAGATTGCTTATTCCAATGGTTCTTGTGATGATGTACAATCGATGGAATGC GATACTGGTTCCAGAGTACGGCTTCATGCACCTGGAGTTGATACCCATGCTCGTTGGGTTCTTTACCTACAAGATTGCTATGTTTACTCAAGCGATTCAGGAATCAGTACCTGATGCTGGAAACCGCGAAGTTTGA
- the LOC123061909 gene encoding uncharacterized protein, with the protein MEVVDLVSSDSEDEACAHSPDRKRPAWEPADPSRRPGSLPEQTSRMAWPPQQPSQAVKKDKEKAGEGGSAWAAGPPSLRGGSHGSSAGILGARPAGWDSWSAAAHKSRDERSETAECCWGTWGNEICRSVSVPNEDGAAMPGQSSMAIPELLMEDSSAWLSRIKGLHFPLPDESQLKARQIQSDEMLALKLQEQFNQEQPGSQSSQQVDTTLAWTLQEQDAARARIAAREGQSSSSQRDRSMAHLYSYGWRSQVQGSTSWPPTHTSAPITSRRWLPRNSGPGSEQQNMIISQLTKGCFGQENMDLEMRMAVLDSLQEALESCADTYPTDSDDDDYENLIALDDNNHRRGASDSEIDSLPLSVAEGESRRDEPCPICLDCPADGAPLRHLPCAHKFHKECIDRWLRMRTSCPVCKSAVF; encoded by the exons ATGGAGGTGGTGGATTTGGTGTCATCCGACTCCGAGGACGAGGCGTGCGCGCACTCGCCTGATCGGAAGCGTCCTGCCTGGGAGCCCGCGGATCCATCCCGCCGCCCCGGGAGTCTTCCCGAGCAGACAAGCAGAATGGCCTGGCCGCCGCAGCAGCCAAGTCAGGCGGTGAAGAAGGATAAGGAGAAGGCAGGCGAGGGGGGGAGCGCGTGGGCAGCAGGACCCCCTTCGCTCAGGGGAGGATCGCATGGTTCCAGTGCTGGTATCTTGGGAGCTAGGCCTGCGGGGTGGGATTCATGGAGTGCAGCGGCACACAAATCTAGAGATGAAAGAAGTGAAACGGCCGAGTGTTGTTGGGGAACTTGGGGTAATGAGATTTGCAGATCAGTCTCTGTGCCCAACGAAGATGGTGCTGCGATGCCTGGACAGAGCTCTATGGCCATTCCTGAGCTACTCATGGAAGACAGTAGCGCATGGCTGTCGAGGATCAAGGGGCTCCATTTCCCACTCCCTGACGAGAGCCAGTTGAAAGCCAGGCAAATTCAGTCAGATGAGATGCTTGCTCTTAAGCTTCAAGAGCAGTTCAACCAGGAACAGCCTGGCTCGCAATCTTCCCAGCAG GTTGATACGACTCTAGCTTGGACACTGCAAGAGCAAGATGCTGCGCGTGCCAGAATTGCTGCGAGAGAGGGCCAATCTAGTTCT AGCCAGAGGGACCGCTCAATGGCACACTTGTATTCATACGGCTGGCGCTCGCAAGTTCAAGGTTCTACTTCATGGCCACCTACTCACACATCAGCTCCAATAACAAGCAGACGGTGGTTGCCAAGAAACAGCGGCCCGGGATCAGAGCAACAAAAT ATGATTATCTCGCAATTGACCAAAGGGTGTTTTGGACAAGAAAACATGGATTTAGAAATG AGAATGGCTGTGCTGGACTCGCTCCAAGAAGCACTTGAAAGCTGTGCCGACACCTATCCTACAGATTCAGATGA TGATGACTATGAGAACTTGATAGCGCTTGATGACAACAACCATCGCAGAGGAGCTTCTGACAGTGAAATTGACAGCTTGCCACTATCTGTTGCTGAG GGAGAAAGCCGCCGAGACGAGCCCTGCCCTATATGCCTGGACTGCCCTGCTGATGGTGCTCCCCTCCGGCATCTGCCGTGCGCACACAAATTCCATAAAGAG TGCATCGACAGGTGGCTTCGGATGAGGACCTCGTGCCCGGTGTGCAAATCTGCTGTGTTTTGA